The window CCTAGTCCTAAAATGTTAATTGATGGCCAAAAACAACTGGTTTTTTCATCAAATAATTATCTGGGTCTGGCTAATGATAAAAACTTGATTTATGCAGCAGAAACGATACTCCATGAGTTTGGAGTTGGAAGCAGTGGATGCGGAATATCGACTGGTTATACAAAATGGCATCAAAAGCTTGAAGAAAAAATAGCGGATTTTACACAAACGGAAAGTGCAATTGTCTTTTCTAGTTGCTCTTTGGCTCGGGTTGGGGTGATATCTTCAGTACCTGAAAAAGGAGATGTCATTTTAATTGACGAATTAAACCATGCCAGTATTATCGACGGCTGTCGATTATCAGAGGCTGATACAGTTGTTTATAACCATATTGATATGGCAGATCTTGAGGATAAGTTAGTAGAAACAGAAGCTTATCAGCGCCGTTTTATTGTTACAGAAGGCGTGTTTAATATCGATGGTACTATTACACCTCTTGATAAAATGATGTCACTAGCAAAACAATATCAATCTTACGTTATTGTGGATGATGCCCATGCATTCGGTGTTTTGGGCGAGAATGGTAGAGGAACAAGCGAATTATTCAATGTTAAACCAGATATTGTGATCGGAACTCTTAGTAAAGCCGTTGGTGCAGAGGGCGGATTTGTTTGTGGATCACAGGTCTTAACTGATTTTTTGAGAAATCATGCTAGAACCTTTATCTTTCAAACAACTATTCCACCAGCCATTTGTGCTGCTTCATATGTAGCGTTGGAGATAATTGCGCATAGTAAAGAAAAACGTCATCAGTTGCTTAAAAAGGCTCATTATATAAAAACTAGTTTGGGAGAAATGGGCTTTTTTGTGAAAGGGGACGAAACACCAATTATTCCTGTTATCGTTGGAGAACCTCATAATACTGATCTATTTACAAAAAGGCTACAGGAAGAGGGAGTATTTGCATCTTCTATTCGACCACCGCTTGTCTCAGGAGGAGAAAGTTGTATTCGATTAACAGTCACTGCTGACCACAGTTTAGATGAAATAGAGTATTTGTTAAGGACATTTCATTTAGTCGGAAAAGAACTGAACATAATTTAACTCAAAGTGGCGGTTCCCTTGTTCCTTTTGGAAGCTAGCAAGAAGGAATCGCCTCTTCGTTTTTTTATCTATCCTTTTTTAAATCATTCGTTTGCTTTCTGCCAGGAAAAAATAATAAATCCTGATCAGCAACCGCTTCTTTAGCAGTGATTTGATCGGGTTCAACACAATAAATAATAGTTTTACTTCCGAGTGAAGATCGATAAGAATCTACGTATTTTTGCGAAAGCTTTCTCTCAAAATAACCAGGAACAAACTTTTCTAGCATTGCTTGCAAAGCATCTGTAGATTCATCGAGGTCATCTAATTTTTTGACATAACCAAATACCATTACACTGGTATAAGCGGTTCCGATATTTGCTGGAGCAGGATTAGCTATGGTTCCCCTGTCTTCAGAAACAGTGAAGCAAATTCGTTTACCGTTTCGCATGGCATCGGCTTTACGACCTTGTTCACTACCATGGAAATAAATTTTTTGATCCTTCCACACAAAATTTAAAGGAACGACGTAGGTGCCTTCATCGTCGTTTAACCCCAAATATCCGACCTTTTCGCTAGATAGCAAGTCATTAATTCTACCCTCATCTTTTACTTCTTTTAAAATTCTTCGCATTGCTCTATGGCTCACTAATCGTTCCTCCCATCAATGAAATATATTTATTGAACTGCAGTTGGCAATCTGAGTCTTTGCTATTTCCATAATAATGGAAATTAATTAAAACGAAAATATGCCATTATACATATTCTCTAAAATTCAGTTTTGTCCTTTAAAATAAACATTTCGGTTTGCTTGATTCTTTTTATCTGGAATCAGAAAGAAAGGAGTTTTTTTATAAAGATTGTTTTAATTTTTCATGCCAAGCAAAATAAGATCACTAAGCCCAAAGGGTATTAGTGGTCTTATTTTTTTGATGAATTATAATAAATAGTAGTATACTACAAAAATATTTAAAAAATATTGACTCCTTAGAAGGATGTCCATATAATGATAGAAGAAGTCACACGGTTATGTTAGGAGAGTTGACATGAGGATAATCGATGAAGTGAATGAAGTAAATATTTTTCAGATGAATTCGGAAGACATAATTGAAGCTTTAAACAGCATCAAAAGCGATAAAGAAGCAGAAATTAGAATGATTAAGGGGAAAATTGATAAATACGAGAAAAAAAGGAGATCGGAAGACGCCATGTACCAGTCTTTATCTCCAATAAAAAAATTATTTACTAGTCGCGCCCCAAGTCACCATCAAGCTGTCGAATATATGGTCTATGTTCGAGAAAGATTTAATAGTATTGAAAAAATCAAACAAAATATTGCGGTTTTGGATAAACTAATTTCTTTAGTCCATTCAGAGCCCAGCAAAGAAGAAATATTTCTCTCTGGGCTTTTGATTGAGGAAATCAAAGCTTGGAAAGAAGCGGAGGTTCGCCAAAAGTGAGTATAGAGACTTTGCAATCCGGAATGGATACAATTTGGGTCGTATTAACAGCTGCTATGATTTTATTAATGGAGGGTGGATTTGCCCTTTTGGAGGCCGGATTTGTTCGCGCGAAAAATAGCGTGAATATAATCATGAAGGTGTTTGCTGACATTACCATTGGAACACTTTGCTATTTTATATTAGGCTTTGGTCTTATGTATGGTTCTGATCGACTAGGATTATTCGGTGCAAGTGGTTTCTTTTTGAATGGAGATCTATCTCATATAGACCTCACCATTTCATTAGACACCTACTGGCTTTTCCAGTGTGCCTTTGTTATTGCCGTTATTTCCATCGTTTCTGGGGCAGTAGCGGAAAGAATTAATTTTCGTGCGTATCTTCTTTTTGCCGTGTTAATGACCTCAGTTATTTATCCAATTGCTGGACATTGGGTATGGGGTGGTGGTTGGTTAAGTGATTTAGGTATGGAGGATTTTGCAGGATCAGCAGTCATTCATGCGTTGGGTGGATTTGCTGCATTAGCCGCTGCTATACTTATCGGTCCAAGGAAAGGAAAATTTTCTTCCTTGGGAACGAGTTCAATTGCTTTACCAAGTAATCTGCCTTTGGCATCCGTGGGCGCATTTTTATTATGGTTTGGTTGGTTCGGTTTTAATGCTGGAAGTACACTAGCCGCAACGGATGTTAGGATTGGACATATTGCGATCGTAACGATGCTTTCAGCAGCATCAGGTGGAGCTGCTACCATGTTTTTCACTTTATTTCGTTACGGTCGTTCGGATGCCCCATCTGTTATAAATGGCTCTCTGGCTGGGCTTGTTGCCATTACAGCTGGTTGCGCATTTGTAAGTGATATCGCTTCTATATTAATAGGGGCTATCGCAGGTATACTTATGATGGCTGCAACAAACTGGTTAGAGGCAAGGAGAATTGATGATCCCGTTGGGGCATTCCCAGTTCACGCAGTTTCCGGAGTTTGGGGCACAATCGCTGTAGGACTTTTCGCAACGGAGGGCGGCCTGTTTACTGAAGGTAGCTGGCATTTATTAATGGTACAAGTAATTGGCTTAATCGCATTATGTGCATGGGGTTTTTCCATGACTTGGATTAGTTTTAAAATCATTAACATTTGGGTGCCAATCCGTTCTACTGAGGACCAAGAGGAAGTTGGATTGGATATTAGTTACCATGGAATCATGGCTACTCATTCCTCAACGGAATTTATTGACATAAAAGGACCATTGTTAAATATTGAAGATCATCATGATGATGATCATACTTAAAGGCAAACCTGATTGGGTTTGCTTTTTTTTTATAGACACTTTTCTTAAAGGAAAGGCTCTGTTTGTTAAACTAGAATGTTGATTTCCACTCCAATCAACATTGTGCAAAAAATCGACATTGAGCTTTGATACAGCCAAAGAAAAAGTCGAGCATAACTCCGCGAAATCGAGCACAACTCCGCAAAGTCGAGCATAACCCGGTAACGGCGAGCATAACATATCTAAGGTCGAGCATATCACCCCGAAAGTCGAGCATAAAACCCCGAAAGTCGAGCATATATCCAAAAATCAGATGACCTAAATTAAAAATAGGGGTCTTATCTTGAATAATTTAATAAAAAGGCTCTATTCAAAAGGCTGTTTTCTAAAAGATTGTTGTTTTTGCACGAGTTTTGCAATCATTACCATTGAAAATAGAACCGATCAAAGCTATTTCTTTCTCTTGGCGTTTTTCTGTACTTGTATTAATCAGTTTTTATTCAGGTGCAATTTCTTTTACGATCGCAATTATTGATGAAGTTTATATATTTCACGAGCCAAAGTTTCCAAAATATAAACAACAGGCACTTGTGTGGTAATATTGGTTTCTTCAATAAATTCCTCCGTTACATAGTATGGAATATTTAAATCAGAGATTTTTGCAATCGTCGATAGTTTATTGCTAGTGATACTAATGATTTTACTTCCTTCTTGTTTAAGTTGATGAAGGTGAGAGACGGTAAAATTATTTTCTCCAGAGACAGACAAGGCAATTGTTACACTGTTATGGCGGAGTTTTGAATGAATCGGAAAGTGTGGGTCTTTAATATATAATGAAAATTTCCCTAAACTTGAAAAATATCGAGCACCATATTCCGCTAGAATACCGGAGCTACCAATCCCGATAAAAATAACATGGTCTGCGCTATGAACTAGGCAGGCGGCTTCCTTAATTTTTTCTTCTAAATTCCCTTTTAACGTCCGCTCAAAAAACTCTACAATCGAATGGTGAGAATTTCTAATTACTGTTCTTTTGTTTTTTTCTAAATACATTTTAAGTTTTACTTTAAACTCGGAGAATCCCTCGCAATTTAGTTTCCTACAAAAACGTAAAATCGTCGCGGAGGATACATGGGTTTCATCTGCTAGTTCACGAATACGCATATAAGCAACTTTTTCGAGATTTTGAGAAATATAGTTGTATATTGAAGTTTCTAACTCATTGAAAGAAGCAATTGCGTCGTTTGAAAACATGAATGGTGATTTCTCCTTCTTTAAAAAATAGGCAGTGTTTATGCTCATTGTTGATTTTTTGCACAAAGTTGATTGGAGCGGAAATCAACTTTCTAAATAAACACAGCCAAAAAATAATTCTTCATAATATGATTTTAGCATAACAAATCAGAAAGTTACACAGTGTTACATTGATGAAACAAATGACTTCTATTGTGATTAAAAACAAGATGGTCGACAATGATTTACTATCGTACTATCCTCCGTTATGATTCCTTTATGGTCATTTCCTTATCAAGAAAAGAATTCAAATGAACCCACAAGTAAATTCTAAAGACAACTACCAAAAAGATCAGGAGGTAATCTTATGAAAAAATATCAATTCCCTGAAGGCTTTTTATGGGGAGGAGCTACGGCTGCGAACCAATTAGAAGGTGCATATCAAGAAGGCGGTAAAGGCTTAACTGTTCCAGATGTTTTACCAGGTGGTAAAATCCGTCATAGTCTTATTTCAGATCCAAACTTTAAATTGGAATTAAATAGAGAGAAATTTAGTTACCCCAATCAAGAAGGAATCGATTTTTATCATCGCTATAAGGAAGACATTGCCCTGTTTGCGGAAATGGGTTTTAAAGTATACCGAATGTCAATCGCCTGGTCACGTGTTTTTCCTAATGGGGATGAACTCGAGCCAAATGAAGAAGGACTAGCTTTTTATGACCGAGTGTTTGACGAATTGCACAAATACGGAATTCAACCAGTGGTGACGATTTCTCACTATGAAATGCCATTGCATCTTGTAAAGGAATATGGTGGTTGGAGAAATCGTAAGCTTATAACGTTTTTTGAACGATATGCGAAGGTTGTGTTTAATCGTTATAAAAATAAAGTAACCAATTGGATGACCTTTAATGAAATCAACAGTGGACTGATTATGCCGATATATGGACTAGGATTCAAGATTCAAAAGGAAGAGGACAACTATCAAGCAACCTTCCAAGCCTACCACCACCAATTTATTGCAAGTGCACTTGCAGTGAAAGCTGGACATGAAATTATTCCTGGCTCAAAAATTGGGGCAATGATTTTATATGTGCCAACTTACTCTTATGATTGCAACCCAGATAATGTCATGTTTGCATTAGAGGAAGAACGATTAATGAACTATTTTTGTGGAGATGTACAGGCACGAGGCGAATATCCAGCATTTATTCATCGTTATTTTAAAGAACATCAGATTCAACTTGAGATTTCCGAAGGCGACCTTGATATTATGAAAGAAGGTACGGTCGATTATATTGGTTTCAGCTACTATATGTCCCGAACTGAGAAAAAAATAAAAACAAATGAAGTAGCAAGTGAGGGGAATATTGTGGGTGGCGTGAAAAATCCATTCCTTTCAGCAAGTGATTGGGGTTGGGAAATTGATCCTGTCGGACTTCGCATTTCACTAAATCAATTATACGACCGCTATCAAAAACCATTATTTGTTGTTGAAAATGGACTAGGTGCCTACGATAAAGTGGAAGAAGATGGTTCCATCCATGATGATTATCGAATTGATTATTTACGAGAGCACATAAAAGCAATGGGAGAGGCAATAGAAGATGGTGTTGACTTAATGGGTTATACATCATGGGGCTGCATTGACTTAGTAAGTAATTCCACGGGTGAAATGTCGAAGCGTTATGGATTCATTTATGTAGACAAACAGGATGACGAGACTGGAACGCTTGATCGTAAAAAGAAACAATCGTTCTATTGGTACAAGGATGTCATCGCTACAAATGGGGAGAAGCTATAATCCGTTCAAAAGAGGAAGAATCAAGCCAATCATTCGTAAAGGCAAACCATTTAATGGGTTTGCTTTTTTCTTTTGGCTGTGTTAGACGTGCATGTTGATTTCCGCCCAGGCGTCCTTTCAGCGGGCACCATAGCTAATCGAGCAATGAAATTGCCATTAATCGAAAACGCTGTCATAAAATCCATATTTTGTCCACAAATCTAAGTGAGAAATTTCTAATCCTGGTGGTATACTAACTTACGTTAAGTGCATATGTGAATTGTTTCACAGATGAGAATTAAACATCATACCTATTAAGATTTCATCATTTAATCTTAAAATAAATTTACCATGATAGAGGTGGCATAATGGAAACAAACAGTAGAAAAAATGGGTATTTTATGATGGCGGTTTTGTGGCTAGCCTATGTGACATTTGCAATGAACTGGGTTGCAGGCTCCTCTTTGACACCACAAATAACACAAACATTTTTTGGTGGCCCGGTAAATCCAGTTATTTCTCAACTGGTAAACTATTCAATTACGACAGCTCGTGTTTTTGCCAATATTTTAGCAGCGTTGGTCCTAATGAAATTGGGTCCAAAAAAAGCTGCGGGTACAGCGATTGGGCTTTTAACAATGGGGCTTGTCGCCATTTACCTTCCTAATTATTGGGCATACACAGCTGCACGGATGGTAATGGCCGTGGGGGGATCGATGGTTATTGTCTATATGAACCCTATAGTTGCTCATTATATCACAAACTCAAAAGAAAAGTTGCGCATTAATGCTGCTAATACGGTGTCCTATAATGTTGGAGCATTTATCGTTGCCGTTATGTTTACGCTATTTTCTAAGCACATGGTTGAAAACTGGCGGTTAACTTTAACATTTTTTGCCTCATTAACAATCTTGTTTTTTGTGGCTTGGCTATGGAAAGCAGAAAACTTTGAAACCAAAGTAAGCAATAGTGGACAAGCTGAGGCGTATGGATATAAAGATGCTCTTAAGGATCCATTTCTATGGCGTTATGGCTTGGCATTCGCATCTTTCTTAACTTTATATGTATTATCGCTTGTGAGTTTTAAAGCAATTTTTGACCAATATACGTTATTAAATGGTTCTGTCACCAACCTACTTATTTCTGGTTTCGGAATTTTGGGAACCTTTTTCGGGATTCGAATTGGGAATAAAGGAGTTAAAAGAAAGCCCATCCTTGTGCTTTCAGGTATTGTTATGGTTGGAGCCTTTGCACTGGCGTTGGTCTTTGCCAATACTATCCCGCTTCTTTCATATACTTTAATTTCTATTTCGGGATTCGCCATGTTTATTCAGTATCCTATCTTTTTGAATCTCCCTCATGAGTTAAAAGGGATGACTCCACAAAGATTGACGATTATGTTCGGTTTATTCTGGGCCTTAGCGTATGCGGGTCAAACCATTGCTACCATTGTTTGGAGCTATATTTTAGGATCTTCGGGATATGGAAAAGCAATGATTTTCTTTATTGCCGTATCAAGTTTGTACATCTTCTTAGTGGCTACTTTCCCAGAAACCAGCCAAAAGGAAAAAGACAGGAAAGCAGGAATAGGAAAAGTAGCATAATTTTGACCATATTGACTCCAAGGTAAACTAGGTAGACTGCACAGGTGAATTGAATGCTTTGGCTAATAAAAATTAGGAACTAGTCAATATAAGTGGTTCACTTTTGGAGTACAAACAATAAAAAATCACTTGAAAAGACATATGAAATCGTAAATGATTTCGTATGTCTTTTTTTGTTGATATATGGAGCCAAAAAGCCTAAACGCCAAAAACTGGGAAATTTCAGAGCAAACTGGATGCTTCTAAATGTAAATGACCATTCAACAAACAGCTTTATTTAACTTGTCAGGAGGAGAATTTCGCTGCTAGAACAGCCTTTAACAACAGCTCGTGGGGATAAAAAGAGTTACATCTATGCTAATTTCAAGCCTAAATATGCTCAGTATATGGTAACTATTTTGAGAACATATTATAACTTCTGCCGACCAATGAAAATGGGTAGCAAAAAGTTAACACCCGCACAACGATTAGGTATCACTGATAAAGAATTTGATTTAAACGATATTATTTACTTTAAGGACTTTAAATAAAAAGGATATTCCATAACAATAATAATATAATAAAAAACAACATTAATTTATTGAAAAACGATAAATAATGTGCTAAAATCATGTTGTCATTAAATAAGTGAGGTGTTTTAAATGAATGGTAAACGAGGTTCAACCACTTTCTTAAAGGTAATTATTTTTCTGATTGGAATTGCGATGCTTGCTTTATGTATCTATTGGTTGCCTGAGATAGCCATTAAGGATGCAAAGGTACATCCAGACACGGCTTACTTCCTAATCCCCTTTTTAGTATGTGCATACGGATTCTGTATTGCGTTTTCTGTTGCGTTGTATCAAGCATATAAACTATTAACCTACATCGAAAAGAACAATGCTTTCTCTGAATTATCCCTTCAATCTTTGAAGGTTATAAAAAAATGTGCTTTTACAGTCATTTTCCTCATTCTGTTAGGAATAGTAAGCTTAATGGTGCTTGCTAAAATCACAGGAGAAGACGCAGCAGGTCCTATATCACTAAGTCTAATGGGTATTTTAGTGACAAGTACCGTTGCAACTTTTGTAAGTGTTCTTCAAAAACCAATTAAAAATTTCCTAGAAAAAATGAAATAAAAATGTGAGGTGTTTATTTTGAGAGAAGTCACAACATTGTTTTTAAAAATAGCTGTTTTTATTATAGGACTACCGGTTCTTGCTTTATGTATATTTTTAGTGCCCCATATGGCGAATTTCGCAGCAAAATTGTATCCAAATATTGCCCCAATGAAATATCTCGTTTTCATCGTGATGTATGGAGCGGCTGTGCCTTTTTACTTTGCTCTCTATCAGGCTTTGAACCTTTTACGGTACATTGACGAGAACACAGCGTTCTCGGAATTATCTGTAAAGGCGTTAAAGAACATAAAATGCTGTGCGATTACAATCAGTGGTTTGTATGTATTAGGTTTGCCACTCTTTCGTTTTATAGCGAAGAAAGTTGACCCTCCTATTGGATTAATGGGACTCATCATCATTTTTGCTTCGTTGGTTATCGCCGTTTTTGCTGCCATCCTCCAACGGCTTCTACAAGAAGCGATTAACATAAAATCAGAAAATGATTTGACTGTCTGAGGTGTATATGGCAATTATTATTAATATTGATGTGATGTTAGCAAAACGAAAAATGAGCGTAACGGAGCTTTCTGAGAGGGTTGGAATTACTATGGCGAATCTTTCCATTCTGAAAAATGAGAAAGCAAAAGCGGTTCGTTTTTCAACATTAGAAGCGATATGTAAGACTTTGGATTGTCAGCCGGGTGATATTTTAGAGTACAAAAGCGATGAGGACACTCAATAAAAACAGACAACAAATTTATTTAACTAACGGGAGTCGATAGAGAATTTAAGGGATAGCCATTAAGCTATCCCTTCTATGCGTTTATCATCCTTCCGACAGAATACCCCTCCCTCAAGGAATGTGAAGGGCGAAGCCCAATGAGTAGGGAGGGGGGATGAATGTCGGTTGGCGATAGCCAAAACTTTCTTCCTTGTGTTATAATAGGAACAAATGTTCCTGTATGGCGAGGTGAAATATATGCTAGTAAACAAGGCTTACAAGTTCCGCATCTACCCAAATAAAAAACAAATTGAACAGATTAACAAAACCATTGGCTGTTCAAGATTTGTTTTCAATTTCTTTCTTGGTAAACAAAAAGAAAAAGATGCTTACTGGTATATCGTCGAAGAAATGAGACAAAACGGTCAGCTCATAGCGAATAACTGGAAAGGCAAATTCTTAAACAAATTTGAAACTGTTAAA of the Bacillus sp. 1NLA3E genome contains:
- a CDS encoding DUF2975 domain-containing protein, which gives rise to MNGKRGSTTFLKVIIFLIGIAMLALCIYWLPEIAIKDAKVHPDTAYFLIPFLVCAYGFCIAFSVALYQAYKLLTYIEKNNAFSELSLQSLKVIKKCAFTVIFLILLGIVSLMVLAKITGEDAAGPISLSLMGILVTSTVATFVSVLQKPIKNFLEKMK
- a CDS encoding DUF2975 domain-containing protein, with protein sequence MREVTTLFLKIAVFIIGLPVLALCIFLVPHMANFAAKLYPNIAPMKYLVFIVMYGAAVPFYFALYQALNLLRYIDENTAFSELSVKALKNIKCCAITISGLYVLGLPLFRFIAKKVDPPIGLMGLIIIFASLVIAVFAAILQRLLQEAINIKSENDLTV
- a CDS encoding pyridoxamine 5'-phosphate oxidase family protein translates to MSHRAMRRILKEVKDEGRINDLLSSEKVGYLGLNDDEGTYVVPLNFVWKDQKIYFHGSEQGRKADAMRNGKRICFTVSEDRGTIANPAPANIGTAYTSVMVFGYVKKLDDLDESTDALQAMLEKFVPGYFERKLSQKYVDSYRSSLGSKTIIYCVEPDQITAKEAVADQDLLFFPGRKQTNDLKKDR
- a CDS encoding MurR/RpiR family transcriptional regulator, coding for MFSNDAIASFNELETSIYNYISQNLEKVAYMRIRELADETHVSSATILRFCRKLNCEGFSEFKVKLKMYLEKNKRTVIRNSHHSIVEFFERTLKGNLEEKIKEAACLVHSADHVIFIGIGSSGILAEYGARYFSSLGKFSLYIKDPHFPIHSKLRHNSVTIALSVSGENNFTVSHLHQLKQEGSKIISITSNKLSTIAKISDLNIPYYVTEEFIEETNITTQVPVVYILETLAREIYKLHQ
- the bioF gene encoding 8-amino-7-oxononanoate synthase; the encoded protein is MGFDGWLNERLNKTKESGLYRTLRTMNTAPSPKMLIDGQKQLVFSSNNYLGLANDKNLIYAAETILHEFGVGSSGCGISTGYTKWHQKLEEKIADFTQTESAIVFSSCSLARVGVISSVPEKGDVILIDELNHASIIDGCRLSEADTVVYNHIDMADLEDKLVETEAYQRRFIVTEGVFNIDGTITPLDKMMSLAKQYQSYVIVDDAHAFGVLGENGRGTSELFNVKPDIVIGTLSKAVGAEGGFVCGSQVLTDFLRNHARTFIFQTTIPPAICAASYVALEIIAHSKEKRHQLLKKAHYIKTSLGEMGFFVKGDETPIIPVIVGEPHNTDLFTKRLQEEGVFASSIRPPLVSGGESCIRLTVTADHSLDEIEYLLRTFHLVGKELNII
- a CDS encoding helix-turn-helix domain-containing protein, producing the protein MAIIINIDVMLAKRKMSVTELSERVGITMANLSILKNEKAKAVRFSTLEAICKTLDCQPGDILEYKSDEDTQ
- a CDS encoding glycoside hydrolase family 1 protein, whose product is MKKYQFPEGFLWGGATAANQLEGAYQEGGKGLTVPDVLPGGKIRHSLISDPNFKLELNREKFSYPNQEGIDFYHRYKEDIALFAEMGFKVYRMSIAWSRVFPNGDELEPNEEGLAFYDRVFDELHKYGIQPVVTISHYEMPLHLVKEYGGWRNRKLITFFERYAKVVFNRYKNKVTNWMTFNEINSGLIMPIYGLGFKIQKEEDNYQATFQAYHHQFIASALAVKAGHEIIPGSKIGAMILYVPTYSYDCNPDNVMFALEEERLMNYFCGDVQARGEYPAFIHRYFKEHQIQLEISEGDLDIMKEGTVDYIGFSYYMSRTEKKIKTNEVASEGNIVGGVKNPFLSASDWGWEIDPVGLRISLNQLYDRYQKPLFVVENGLGAYDKVEEDGSIHDDYRIDYLREHIKAMGEAIEDGVDLMGYTSWGCIDLVSNSTGEMSKRYGFIYVDKQDDETGTLDRKKKQSFYWYKDVIATNGEKL
- a CDS encoding ammonium transporter gives rise to the protein MSIETLQSGMDTIWVVLTAAMILLMEGGFALLEAGFVRAKNSVNIIMKVFADITIGTLCYFILGFGLMYGSDRLGLFGASGFFLNGDLSHIDLTISLDTYWLFQCAFVIAVISIVSGAVAERINFRAYLLFAVLMTSVIYPIAGHWVWGGGWLSDLGMEDFAGSAVIHALGGFAALAAAILIGPRKGKFSSLGTSSIALPSNLPLASVGAFLLWFGWFGFNAGSTLAATDVRIGHIAIVTMLSAASGGAATMFFTLFRYGRSDAPSVINGSLAGLVAITAGCAFVSDIASILIGAIAGILMMAATNWLEARRIDDPVGAFPVHAVSGVWGTIAVGLFATEGGLFTEGSWHLLMVQVIGLIALCAWGFSMTWISFKIINIWVPIRSTEDQEEVGLDISYHGIMATHSSTEFIDIKGPLLNIEDHHDDDHT
- a CDS encoding MFS transporter; its protein translation is METNSRKNGYFMMAVLWLAYVTFAMNWVAGSSLTPQITQTFFGGPVNPVISQLVNYSITTARVFANILAALVLMKLGPKKAAGTAIGLLTMGLVAIYLPNYWAYTAARMVMAVGGSMVIVYMNPIVAHYITNSKEKLRINAANTVSYNVGAFIVAVMFTLFSKHMVENWRLTLTFFASLTILFFVAWLWKAENFETKVSNSGQAEAYGYKDALKDPFLWRYGLAFASFLTLYVLSLVSFKAIFDQYTLLNGSVTNLLISGFGILGTFFGIRIGNKGVKRKPILVLSGIVMVGAFALALVFANTIPLLSYTLISISGFAMFIQYPIFLNLPHELKGMTPQRLTIMFGLFWALAYAGQTIATIVWSYILGSSGYGKAMIFFIAVSSLYIFLVATFPETSQKEKDRKAGIGKVA